The genomic window GTGACATCATCAGTCTTACCCGGTCCCATCAGGGAGAGCCGTCCGCCCTCTTCGGTGGAAAGCCCCTTCATCTTTACCTCATCAGGGATTTTCATCGGATCTACGGGGAGGATCGGCACCCGCTCCCAAGCCACCCTTACCCGCCCTCTGATCCTGTGCATATACCCTTCGACACGAGGGAACCTGATTTCAAGGTGATCGCGTTCAGGGGAGAGCACGTGCACGTGATGAATCTTCGGAGGCGGCGCAGCCTTCCCTTTTTCTGTGGCCTTGAGGGGGATGAGTTCAAACGGCACACCATAAACCTTGGCCACCTCCTCGACCATCAGATCATGATACTGCGAGCGCCGCAGCCCTCGCCCCACTACCTGTTCGCAAAGGAGCTGCGACTCGAAGGGTCTCAGTCCGACGATGTGAGTTACGGTTGTGGCGTCCCACCCCTCGGTGAGCATCGCCACTGAGACGATACACCGCACGTCCCGGCCTGGCGGAATCCTTGGATCAATGCGCCTGCCGCCCGCTTCAGCAGCCTTGCGATTTATTTTCTCGGTGAGTTCGAAATACTCCTCAGGGGGTTTCCCGCCCGGCCATGCGGTCTTCCCAATCGTGTCCAGAACGAACCGGAGGAGGCGGCTCTCGTCGCTCTTGGCGACACCCGATTCGATCTCTTCAACCACCTTTGAGTCGACGCGAACGGTGTATTCCGTTCCGTCCCGATTCCGGAACTCTTCGATTGGCGGGGCAGCGCCTTCACCCTCTCCGGTGATCCACTCATAGACCACTCTGGCAAGCCGCGTATCCCGGCAGACGATGATGAAGACCGGCGGAACGGTGGGTCGTTTTCCCTCCGATGCTTCCCGCCCCCACTCAAGAAACTTCTCGCGCCACAGACCGGCCAACTGAGCGATCGGCTGCTGTGCCCACCTGAGCACAGCTTCTGGCTTCACCTGCCCCCGACGGCCGCCCTTCTCCCCGGCAGTGAGCTTCTGTTCAACGATCCATTTCCAGACGTTGAAGTAGGCCGGGATCTCTTCGCCAGTCGTGTCCTGAACCGGAAGCTGGGGGATCTTGACGAGCCCGCTCTCGATGGCGTCGATCAGCCCGAAGTCGGAGACGATCCAGGGGAAGGGGCGACCCGGATCATTCCCACTTCGGTTGAGATAAAAGGGTGTTGCGGACAGGTCCACGCAGACATTGATCCCGCGCACCCGTTGGATCTTGTCGAGTCCTTCGATCCACACCGTGGCCTCGCGACGTTCGGGCTCGGCCAGTTCGTCTTCTTCCTCGATCTCGGGCGTGTTGTCCAATTGGCGGATTCGATACGCGTGGTGGGCCTCGTCATTCAGCACCAGGATGTTGCCCTTGTTGCCTACGTCTTTCCCGAGGACGCGCGACATCAACGCCGTGTCCGACTCTTCTCCCCGGTTGACAACCTTTGCGCCCACACCGCCCACCTGGTTCATCTCCTGTGGCGACAGGACGTGCCAGTTGCAGATCAGGACGTAACCCTTCCTGAGGTCGCTCATGAGATGGGATGGAACGATGTCCCGGGTGCGGTAGATGCTGGCCTCTCCCCCATGAGGGTCAAGCTCCTGCAAGCGCTCTCGGATCGTGACGTTGGGGCAGAGGACGAGGACGACATCGGAAAAGCGTGTATCAGTCCGATCCGCAACCTTGTTGAGGATACTCCAGGCCGCGAGCATCCCCATAACGGCGGTTTTCCCGCTCCCGGTCGCCATCTTGCAGGCGTATCGGACAAATGCGCCAGGCTCATCAGACGGGATCGCGAACCCGTGGAGGAAGTCTGGACGAGCCTCTGTGAGGAAAATGATTGTCTCGACAGCCTCGCGCTGGCAGAAAAACAGCCGCCGCTCCCGTTCATCCCGATTCCAGTAGGCGAGCAGCTCTCCGGTCACGCCGGTCACACCCAAGAACGAGGACTGTCTCCATGATTTCACCCGGGTGCGGATC from Candidatus Methylomirabilota bacterium includes these protein-coding regions:
- a CDS encoding DEAD/DEAH box helicase family protein, giving the protein MTPSPSGDSVSQFNEVAEPIICDAYAEPTCHWVIEKGQPPLKAPGRREACYYYRPPGRSTGTTQAEDLGTRIPLDLVNEIRTRVKSWRQSSFLGVTGVTGELLAYWNRDERERRLFFCQREAVETIIFLTEARPDFLHGFAIPSDEPGAFVRYACKMATGSGKTAVMGMLAAWSILNKVADRTDTRFSDVVLVLCPNVTIRERLQELDPHGGEASIYRTRDIVPSHLMSDLRKGYVLICNWHVLSPQEMNQVGGVGAKVVNRGEESDTALMSRVLGKDVGNKGNILVLNDEAHHAYRIRQLDNTPEIEEEDELAEPERREATVWIEGLDKIQRVRGINVCVDLSATPFYLNRSGNDPGRPFPWIVSDFGLIDAIESGLVKIPQLPVQDTTGEEIPAYFNVWKWIVEQKLTAGEKGGRRGQVKPEAVLRWAQQPIAQLAGLWREKFLEWGREASEGKRPTVPPVFIIVCRDTRLARVVYEWITGEGEGAAPPIEEFRNRDGTEYTVRVDSKVVEEIESGVAKSDESRLLRFVLDTIGKTAWPGGKPPEEYFELTEKINRKAAEAGGRRIDPRIPPGRDVRCIVSVAMLTEGWDATTVTHIVGLRPFESQLLCEQVVGRGLRRSQYHDLMVEEVAKVYGVPFELIPLKATEKGKAAPPPKIHHVHVLSPERDHLEIRFPRVEGYMHRIRGRVRVAWERVPILPVDPMKIPDEVKMKGLSTEEGGRLSLMGPGKTDDVTLQAWRETKRIQELEFELAKVLTRRYAKSPTCEVPAHALFPQMLGVVREFLKEKVQPVGRTDRKDVFLDPYFSWAVNTLGEAIIPADTESPELPRYEAHRGEGSTRDVDFWTSKSVRECERSHLNYVVADTEKWEQTAAFYLDSDERVVAFVKNFNLGFAIPYSYNGEAKEYIPDFLVRLQEDGKEVGTLILETKGYDPLADVKEAGARRWVAAINADGAHGRWAYRLIKSPTDTPEAIRSATEELAKRYTD